The following DNA comes from Cololabis saira isolate AMF1-May2022 chromosome 7, fColSai1.1, whole genome shotgun sequence.
CAGTCTACTAGCTACAAGACAATGCAATCCAGTCCAAGTATTGGGGTTTTTGATCTGAACCTGGTTTGAGGTGGTCTGAATCCCAAGTGTTTTGAAATGGTACATTTGCATTTTTCCAAGTAGAATAAAGGACCTGGTTTAAAATGTTCTCCATGcttaaaaaacaaagcaaaaaataaaacgacTGATATAGGAAAGGGTAAATAAAATGGTGTGACCCTTTTGGAAAGGAAACCATGCAGGTATCAATATTCTGAGTAAACCTCAGTTTCGCTTCTCTGAGCGTCAGGACTTTTTATTTGATTATAAATACTTCAACGCCCCCTGCTGGTAAATCAAATAGTTGCAAGAATTACAGAAAATCTTGCCAGCTTTTTAGCACGATTGAACAAAAGAACACACAATGAAGCGAAtgctaattattttttttatataaaaaaagatgCATTCATTCTTTATATAACATTAGCAGTTAATGCAACACATTGAGGTATCTATGAAAACATCATTCTCAGTTTCTGTTACTGacaagacacttaaaaacaagtatgttttaaaatgtaCACATTTCAGACTAGACAAGAATTTGCCAAACTTAAAGATCATTAATcacacagatttttttctttttcttatgttACAGTGCCTGTTGTAGtaaatgaaaattaaatcttCTTCCATGCAACATCATGACAAATCCTGTTCAAAgtccaaaacaaaaatgtaatagaCTAGTATCAAGACTGAAGAGTATAAGACGTaccgtttttttctttcaagaaaaaaagcacTTATTAATAAGATTGGCCATTGCAAAGAAATACAATCAGtatcaataaattaaaatgtaaaaacagcttgtgatgttacaaaaaagaaaaaaaaaggcctccTTACAATAACCTGGATAAACGAAAACAGGCAAGGCAGAGCTTGGCACACATTGTGTTAAGACATTCTCCTGTTACCACTGCTCCACATTGTCTAAATAGTCCTCGATCGTGCTGTTCTCATTCATATCCCACCAGTCCGGGAGCAACACTTCTGACTCCGCACCATTATCGGCAACCATCTCTCTCTGTTGTTCCTCAGTTACATGACTCTTGGTCAGACGTGGCGTTTCTGTGGGCTTGAGATGTCTCCCCTGCTTCGTTGTGAACCTCTCGCGGAGACGCCTCCTCTCCTGTTGTCGTTTCTCCCTGGCCAGCCTGCGCTCCTGCTGCCTCGTCACCTGGAAACGTTGCAGAAACAGGTCGCGAGCATACTCATACAGCTCCACGTCCCATCTGTTTAGTTGGCGGATTCTATGCTGCGTTTCAGAGGGCACATCAACGCTAGAGGCACGAGTGCCATTTAACTGTGTGAAGGGTGAGAGGAATTCCAGGTTGAAGGTTCGCTCGAAGAGGTACTGGGTCTTACGCTGGTACTCTGTCAGGCCGAAGAAGGCCATGCCCCGCAGGTTTCGCTTAGCGCTGTCCAAAAGCACTGCCCAGCGTTCTTCCTCGCTCATGGCAGACACGTTATAGCAACCCACCAGGCTGAGGTCAGCCAGCATGCGGGTCTGTCGGTTGTTGGCCAGGTTGTAGGGGCAGTCCATGAACTCTTGCAGGGAGCACCCTGACCAGTCATCCCCTGGATAGCAGCTGGGCAGCTCTGACAGCGTTGGTGAATGTCCATCACACACATGTAAGGAAGCCTTCCATGTTGCACCACGTTGCACATGACGCCACTCGCTCAGATAGCGTGACACAGGATCTCTTAAGAttgttatataataataatgcctACTGGAAAGAGAAGACAACATTTGGTTGATATAAGCCGAGTCCTGAGTGTAATTACACAAGCATACAGTGCATGGTTTTACATCATCATAATGTGTGTATAATAATCGAACACTGGCAAAAGAAGACATTAAGAATGTGATGTTGATTACAAAAACTATTGTTTGACTTCACAGTTTACCATGATAAAGTCAAAGTAAATATCCTGAGGAGTTTTGGGTTAATTATTTGATCTACAAGCACTCTTGCAGTAAGGTTAAAGTACAGTTGAGGCACTAGAATTTCCGCTATTCTCTTTTGATTCCTGTGTACAGACTACTTAATTTGTATTttatcaaataataaaaagacaaTGTTAAATcaaattattatattttttctgGTAAAATTGAGCAAACTGACTCAATTAGACAAATgatttttcagtagtttctcttgGGTACTACTGAATCTTTATTTTTGCTgaatactattattattactgtcatttagcagacgcttttatccaaagcgagtACATCTGAGAGACCAGGGTTAAGGGCCTTCTCAGAGAGCCAGGGTGGTcctccaaaacctccagacacagagacagtttgttcccccaagctgttgctctgatgaactctcatcactcagagtctcagagtaatcaatcactgtgccataataataataataataataataataataataataataataataataataataataataataataataataatgataataataataataataaccaagatcatatgctgtaacaatgcacctttcaataaccatgtctacctcatactgctgcacctttcacatcacaaaaaaaatttatattatgttaataagagctgttatttgtttatttactgtacagtgagtgaaaataaccgagtcaaattccctgtcttgtttgactcgacttggccaaataaacctgattctgattctgatctttgtagccattctggggcttgaatcTGGGTCCTCCACCTCTGCGGCCACTAGACATATACAAGCATtattagtccatgggccagaccagatatcagcaccactcaaggtgacaaaacctgcttataatttttgaaaatatctacgtctatagatgatattctggtatgataacccttgcTGAggggcagctgtatcatagttaacCAGAaaattcagaaaattacattttagaggcgggtgcatatcctggtttagactcatgtacaggatatctgtcaatgtgtcattctaaaggggaccttttaagcattcatttcaagctaagatgtgaatctttctgaccaacaaagaggtcactgcagctctttaaactataaacaacacacatttttacacaattttcgcctaaatgatatactatcttttatccctgtgtcacctaggaacaacagagacagaaaatacaaaaactggaatactcacaggaccataaggattcaggaaatgtataatatatcccatactatatcattgttgcaggtcattgtgagccttaaactagaagagcatcattaggctcctatgaaactataacagacacgaggctgatgtcacaaactggtctttatcatgcaaatacacgacataaaggaacaagcttagttttataaacaacattataaACAAAATTAACATTGTTATTAATGGGAATAAGTCAAGATCTGATTATAGTTGGGCTATCAAGTTCTGTGTgtacttaacccttgtgctgtctttgggtcaaaatgacccaattcttctatccttctttcctcctgccatgctctctccttccttcttccttccctcttttcctccttttttaccctcctttactcctttttcttcctacctccctttcatcattcgttcctttattaccttctttgcttttccttccttctttccttattttctccattccttccttcttccctccctttctcccttccttccatcttttctcccttccttgccccctttcctacttccttccttccttcttttctcctttctccattccttccatcttttctcccttccttactccctttcctacttccttccttctttcattcttttctcctttcttccttctttccttccttccgtcttttctcccttccttcattccttcttttctccctttaccctcccttgacccaaagacagcacaagggttaagatagTGTTAAGAAGGTTAACCAAGTACAGAATCATCACATAATGTCACtcaaactatgatacagctgccactcaggaagggttatcataccagaatatcatctacagacatagatattttcaaaaatcataagcagGTTTTGTCaacttgagtggtactgacaagtgaaatgttgggctctggcccatggactatataAGTAAGCTATAATGTACAACACATAAGGTGTGATACAGGGTGTTTTTAAccagtggtggggaaaaaaaatcgatattgcaatatattgttgcgctgtctgtcgcaataaataatcgataaactgacggcaaatatcgatattttattacaacacacataatgtatttacgcggttgtcaccgtaCTGTTGTTCATGCACTTACATttttccagctgtacagtgtttacatttacaagactaggaggcagtgctctatacaaatgcactttctttgtaggCTACattgttttggcattgaataaatgcataactacagacgttttcctttttatgggtattttttctttttcagtcacatatatcgtgatatatcgttgatgaaatttcttacaatatatcgaatatcgtagatatcgtgtatcgtgatattatcgttatcgtggacTACATATCGCCactattgaatcgtgagttaccgtatcgtcccacccctgtATTTAACCAACCTGGGCAGGTTCCTGGGAGCAGGTTCCTGCGAGTCCATGCGTGCGGGCACACAGCTGGTGAGCTCGGTCCAGTCGGCGTGCAGCCCGCAGCTCCAGCCCGTGGAGAACCGGGAGAACAGCCAGGTGTCCTTCTTCCCGGGCCGGAAACAGGTGCACTTCTTCTGGCCGGCGTGGCACTCGCAGGGCCGCTCCAGCTTGATGTTCCGCACCAGGTGTCGGCCGAACGTGGTTCCGCCGGTCTTCTGGATGTGCAGGAACACGATCACGTCCTCCCCCCTGATGTTGAAGAGCACGGCCCGGCTCAGGTCGGCTCTGGAGAAGTTGAAGCGGGGCACGAACCGGGCCAGGGCTCCGTCCTCCGCCATGTACGGGTCTTTCTGGGGGAGGTTCGGCAGCACCGTACCGGGGGGGCGGGCCGCCCCGCCGCCCAGGCGGAACCAGGAGCCCAGCTGCTGCAACATCTGGCAGTCCGACCCGGGACACACATACTGGACCGAGATGACGCCGAACAGCAGCACCATGAGCAGCACGATCAGCACCCGCTGGTGGCGGGTGGATTTATCATCCATATTCCCGGGGCAGAGAGAGAAACATCACTCTGCTAGGGCTCGGACTGGGGGAGGTGAGTGTTACTGCCAGGTGAAGAAACAATAACAATGCAGCAGCGGGTCAGGCTCGGTGGGGAGTCGGGGAAATCAGGAAATCAGCCCGCCAGCCCCGCAGATTCATGTCTCTGGTGAACAGCAACGCCTGCTTGGTTTAATCTAAACCCGACAAAGTAGCTGGAGTGGTAATTATTTGCGATAATCCTCTTTACGGCAGTGTTTCTGCGCCTCCATCGATTCTTGACCTTTCTTCCCATCAGTCACCGCGGCAGTGTGGGAGTGAAGATGACGTCACCACGCAATCCCCCAATCAAGCGTGAAAGAGCAAAGGTGACGTCACACCCTTTGTTTACATCGGCTTACGTCTACGGTTTACTTCTGTGCCTCactttttggagtgatatgtgtaattttgtgtctgaaagaattgaaactgatttcaatttattttggaaggatgtgttgtttggtgtttttgaccatgttatgattagaacaaagccaaaagaaacatgtattattaatttgttgattatccttgcaaaattccagatccacaaatccaaattcctacacaaaaaaaaacactttttttatttttcattgtgagttaaatcagtatctggactctattaagttttcttctaattcaaaagcaatcaaaagcataaatgtatgtaaatgttttggctttcggttataatttcatcccccctggctggttataatgtgttgtgctttttgttttgtttttttatttgagttatactctatgttataattcaacgtgaaatttcataatgtgaagatttgttatcattgtacttttttcaaatgttaaataaaaaaatttaaaaattgtatatttagaaaaaaaacgtCTATGGATTACTTATTGTtctgagtaaaaaaaaataaatgaataaaaaaaaacgtcaaaTTCAAAGTAAGTACAAATGTGATCTAACTTCAAAATTGTTGGAGAAAATACGGGGAGAAAATAGCACACCACAGTCATGTATTTTggtcatgtacaggactgtctcagaaaattagaatattgtgataaagtcctttattttctgtaatgtaaaaatgtcatacattctggattcattataaatcaactgaaatattgcaagccttttattattttaatattgctgatcatggcttacagcttaagaaaactcaaatatcctatctcaaaaaattagaatattctgggaatcttaatcttaaactgtaaaccataatcagcaatattaaaataatacaaggcttgcaatatttcagttgatgtgtaatgaatccagaatgtatgacatttttgtttttttaattgcattacagaaaataaagaactttatcacaatattctaattttctgagacagtcctgtataattatAAGTGAATTTTGGGAAAACTGTCAGAGAATTGGAGaatatattttgtgtttttttttatgaaaatccACTGGTGTTATTACTTTGAAAAACACCAGAAGAAATTTAGAGGAAAGATACTCActtatttttagttttaagaGTAGCATTAATTAAACAAATTACAAGAAATTGGTTAAAGGATGATCATTTAATTAACTAAATGGGAGGATCTTGTAAATTACATATatggaatggaaaaaataacaatgagACTTAGAAATcaagtttatatttttgaagAAAGATGGGAAAAATGGGTGAGGTACACAACAAACAATAGCACTAATGACCCATAACATGattttgtgtatgttttgtctCCAAATATGTGTATACTTCTGTCCATGTAGTGTATATAAGGTATCCTCTGAATTAAATCTTATATGTATTGACAAaatgatatatatgtataatgtttttaattttgtttgatggtttttgtgtgtgtgtgtgtgtgtgtgtgtgtgttttgttgtttattttattctgttgtccttttgttttctaaaaaatgcaaataagaaaaaaaacgtctATGCTTACatccaataaaaaaatctaataaggTCCAAAAGTATTTCATTGTTGTACAATGGCAGCGTTTTTATGGTTTTTACCTTCATATATGTTACGTGTTATGCGTAGGTTCTCTATGGGAGTGACCAGACTGGATAGGATCAGGAATGAGAACATCAGAGGGACAGCACATGTTAGAGGGGTTTGGAGATAAAGTCAGggaggccagactgagatggttcGGACATGTCCAGAGGAGAGATGGTCAATATATTGGTAGGAGGATGCTAAGTTTTGAACTGCCAGGCAGGAGGCCCAGAGGAAGACCAACGAGGAGGTTCATAGatgtagtgaaagaggacatgaaggtagttggggtaagagaagaggatgcagaaaaCAGGCTCAGATGGAGGCAACTGATTcgctgtggcgacccctgaaggAAAAAGCCGAAAGGAGAAGAGAGAATATGTTATGTGCTTAGAAATAGACAATCAAGATGTTATTAAACTGTAGATTCTCAACATTAATTTAAgttatttcacaaaaaaaagaaaaagaaagaaaaatgcggAATTTACCATTTAGGACGGACTAAATTGTGAGGTTATTTTAAGAACATAATCTTAATTTTCTTGGAATACCATCCCTGGAGATGCTTAACTGCGGCCACCTGCATTGGTTGCTTGTTTGTGGACCTTCCCACCTTCACTTTTCTCTTTAGTAACTGAAAAGCTACTCTGTCGGGTTGCTATCAGGTGACTGACTTTACCATTGAAAAATATGAATCTTTTTTGCTTTCAAAAAGTCTTGTGTTGGTTTTGTAGTACGTTCAGGGTCATCTGCACAGTGAAGTGTTGTCTTAGACGTTTTGTAACATTTGTCTGAATGTGAGCAGAGTGTGTAGCTCTATACACATCAAAATTCATATTGTTACTTCCATCAACAGTCAGATTATCAATAAACACCAGTTAGTATGTTCCAGTCATACATTTCCATAACACTGCCTCCACCATGTTTGATGCATGATATATGTACTGGGTCATGAGCTGTTTCTTTCCCTCTccattcttttttctcttcctgtaTATATCTTGATTTAATTTCTCCAAATAATTTGATTCCAGAAGATAtacaattttcatttatttgttttttagacATCTTCTGGCAAAGTTTAATCTGGCTATTGGGTTCTTGAATACTACCGGTGGTTTGCAGCCTGTTGAAAACCCTCTGTATTGACATTCATGGAGCAATCTCCTTAATGTTAATATTGACCCAAAAATCGTTTGTGGTAAGTTTGCCCACAAATCAGTTTCTTTTCTATCTACCTTCTCGCTTTGTATTGCTTTTTCAGTCGATGATAGCTTCATTTGCATTAAGATTTACTCAAACTACACATGGGTAGCTCTTGTCAAACAGCTTTGACGTCAACTCCAGACCTTTTATCTGCTTCATTTATCTTGAGGTAATGACAGAATAGACCAAACCTGGTTAACTTTTCTTTCAGTCAAATGTTTAAACTATTTTG
Coding sequences within:
- the hs6st2 gene encoding heparan-sulfate 6-O-sulfotransferase 2 isoform X1, which translates into the protein MDDKSTRHQRVLIVLLMVLLFGVISVQYVCPGSDCQMLQQLGSWFRLGGGAARPPGTVLPNLPQKDPYMAEDGALARFVPRFNFSRADLSRAVLFNIRGEDVIVFLHIQKTGGTTFGRHLVRNIKLERPCECHAGQKKCTCFRPGKKDTWLFSRFSTGWSCGLHADWTELTSCVPARMDSQEPAPRNLPSRHYYYITILRDPVSRYLSEWRHVQRGATWKASLHVCDGHSPTLSELPSCYPGDDWSGCSLQEFMDCPYNLANNRQTRMLADLSLVGCYNVSAMSEEERWAVLLDSAKRNLRGMAFFGLTEYQRKTQYLFERTFNLEFLSPFTQLNGTRASSVDVPSETQHRIRQLNRWDVELYEYARDLFLQRFQVTRQQERRLAREKRQQERRRLRERFTTKQGRHLKPTETPRLTKSHVTEEQQREMVADNGAESEVLLPDWWDMNENSTIEDYLDNVEQW
- the hs6st2 gene encoding heparan-sulfate 6-O-sulfotransferase 2 isoform X2, which produces MDDKSTRHQRVLIVLLMVLLFGVISVQYVCPGSDCQMLQQLGSWFRLGGGAARPPGTVLPNLPQKDPYMAEDGALARFVPRFNFSRADLSRAVLFNIRGEDVIVFLHIQKTGGTTFGRHLVRNIKLERPCECHAGQKKCTCFRPGKKDTWLFSRFSTGWSCGLHADWTELTSCVPARMDSQEPAPRNLPRHYYYITILRDPVSRYLSEWRHVQRGATWKASLHVCDGHSPTLSELPSCYPGDDWSGCSLQEFMDCPYNLANNRQTRMLADLSLVGCYNVSAMSEEERWAVLLDSAKRNLRGMAFFGLTEYQRKTQYLFERTFNLEFLSPFTQLNGTRASSVDVPSETQHRIRQLNRWDVELYEYARDLFLQRFQVTRQQERRLAREKRQQERRRLRERFTTKQGRHLKPTETPRLTKSHVTEEQQREMVADNGAESEVLLPDWWDMNENSTIEDYLDNVEQW